From the Synechococcus sp. HK01-R genome, one window contains:
- a CDS encoding manno-octulosonate cytidylyltransferase, which yields MAMARSVVAVPARLASSRLPDKVLADIGGKPMIQRVLEQCAKAAGPATVVLCTDSERLQGLAEAWGFPVLMTSEACSSGSERIASVADQLVALAWDEQPDGWDATTRDQRLSSTAVINVQGDQPFLDPAVVTAMVAEFSRRDPVPAVVTPVYRLQPDTIHNPAVVKTLLAHDGRALYFSRSAIPHVRDVDPADWHRHSPYWGHVGMYGFRGDVLAGWDQLPASPLEDLERLEQLRLLEAGHTIATFRVEGTSLSVDTAEQLEEARRMAGGA from the coding sequence ATGGCCATGGCACGTTCAGTGGTGGCGGTTCCAGCCCGCCTGGCTTCTTCGCGGTTGCCCGACAAGGTGCTGGCAGACATCGGAGGTAAGCCGATGATTCAGCGGGTTTTGGAGCAGTGCGCCAAGGCAGCCGGGCCGGCCACCGTGGTGCTCTGCACCGATAGTGAACGGCTTCAGGGTCTGGCCGAGGCCTGGGGCTTTCCTGTCTTGATGACATCAGAAGCGTGCAGTTCCGGCAGCGAGCGGATTGCTTCTGTCGCTGATCAGTTGGTCGCCCTGGCTTGGGATGAGCAGCCTGACGGCTGGGATGCCACCACCCGTGACCAGCGGCTGTCATCCACGGCGGTGATCAATGTGCAGGGGGATCAGCCGTTCCTGGATCCGGCCGTGGTGACCGCCATGGTGGCGGAATTCTCCCGTCGGGATCCGGTCCCTGCGGTGGTGACGCCGGTGTATCGACTGCAGCCGGACACGATCCACAACCCCGCTGTGGTGAAGACCCTTCTGGCCCATGACGGCCGTGCTCTTTATTTCTCCCGCTCGGCCATCCCCCATGTGAGGGATGTGGATCCTGCCGACTGGCATCGGCACTCCCCCTATTGGGGCCATGTGGGCATGTATGGCTTCCGCGGCGATGTGCTCGCTGGCTGGGACCAGTTGCCTGCTTCACCCCTGGAGGATTTGGAGCGGCTGGAGCAGTTGCGTCTGCTCGAAGCGGGGCACACGATCGCCACCTTCCGCGTGGAGGGCACGTCTCTGTCAGTCGATACGGCAGAGCAGTTGGAGGAAGCCAGGCGGATGGCAGGGGGGGCCTAG
- a CDS encoding sulfotransferase family protein, with amino-acid sequence MTKTGSPDGPGVFLLGVGAQKAGTTWLHQQLHNRKDADFGVLKEYHVHDARTVPELARFRQVPMELRRPRSWVQPRTWLRQCFIRSPGLYYDYFTWLLRRPHRPGRKVCLTGDITPSYALLSADALGEIKRGFQQRGVPVRPVFLMRDPIERIISSQRMKLRKLGQRDAESEQAALRRRINKGRGLRSNYAQTLEALQQTFGLEECFIGLFETLFTPTSYANLCRFLEIPYLEPAWSEKVNVSATANPIPEQLLAQLGEQLAEDLRTVRRVLPNANLEQLWPTASRWCQT; translated from the coding sequence ATGACTAAGACTGGCTCTCCAGACGGTCCAGGAGTGTTTCTGCTCGGAGTGGGTGCCCAGAAGGCGGGCACTACCTGGCTGCATCAGCAGCTGCACAACCGCAAGGATGCCGATTTCGGCGTCTTGAAGGAGTATCACGTTCATGACGCCCGAACAGTGCCGGAACTGGCCCGCTTTCGGCAGGTTCCCATGGAGCTGCGACGGCCCCGCAGCTGGGTGCAGCCACGCACCTGGCTCCGCCAGTGCTTCATCCGCAGCCCTGGCCTCTATTACGACTACTTCACCTGGCTGCTGAGGCGCCCCCACCGGCCTGGTCGGAAGGTCTGCCTCACCGGCGACATCACCCCCTCCTACGCCCTGCTGAGCGCCGACGCCCTAGGGGAAATCAAGCGCGGTTTTCAGCAGCGGGGGGTTCCCGTGCGCCCCGTCTTCCTGATGCGCGATCCGATCGAACGGATCATCTCCAGCCAACGCATGAAGCTGCGCAAACTGGGCCAGCGCGATGCCGAGTCGGAGCAGGCCGCCCTGCGCCGACGCATCAATAAAGGCCGCGGGCTGCGCAGCAATTACGCCCAGACCCTAGAAGCACTCCAGCAGACCTTTGGACTGGAGGAGTGTTTCATCGGCCTGTTCGAAACCCTGTTCACCCCCACCAGCTACGCCAATCTGTGCCGCTTTTTGGAGATCCCGTATCTGGAACCAGCCTGGAGCGAGAAGGTGAATGTGAGCGCCACTGCCAACCCAATCCCTGAGCAGCTCCTGGCTCAACTGGGGGAGCAGCTCGCGGAAGATCTGAGGACGGTCCGCAGGGTGCTGCCAAACGCGAACCTGGAGCAGCTCTGGCCGACCGCCAGCCGCTGGTGTCAGACCTAG